A section of the Malus sylvestris chromosome 17, drMalSylv7.2, whole genome shotgun sequence genome encodes:
- the LOC126611562 gene encoding cucumber peeling cupredoxin-like translates to MESKMVIVFGFVVAVFLQSAAAQTGHVVGDSIGWTIPQSGAQEYVTWAASNKFVVGDTLVFNFATNAHDVQEVPKASFDSCSSENPIGTAITTGPANITLTSAGDHYYICTYGRHCQSGQKLAITVSAASPGAAPSVPPPPSTTNTPPTTPSPTSNDPAACEPVPAPSPSMSGVPTVNTTPGSLPPLGSSSHVVLASFVLSSLALVVGLFF, encoded by the exons ATGGAGAGCAAGATGGTGATTGTTTTTGGCTTTGTAGTTGCAGTATTTTTGCAGAGTGCGGCAGCGCAGACAGGACATGTGGTGGGAGACAGCATAGGTTGGACCATCCCTCAATCTGGTGCACAAGAGTATGTCACTTGGGCTGCAAGTAACAAGTTCGTAGTTGGTGATACTCTGG TTTTCAACTTCGCCACCAACGCACACGATGTACAAGAAGTACCCAAAGCATCTTTCGACTCATGCAGTTCCGAAAACCCAATTGGCACAGCCATCACAACTGGCCCAGCAAACATCACTCTCACCTCCGCAGGCGACCACTACTACATCTGCACTTATGGCCGCCATTGCCAGTCGGGACAGAAACTAGCCATCACCGTCTCAGCTGCCTCCCCAGGTGCCGCACCTTCTGTGCCGCCACCGCCCTCTACAACTAACACCCCTCCAACTACCCCTTCCCCCACATCAAACGACCCTGCTGCTTGTGAACCTGTCCCGGCTCCATCGCCTTCCATGAGTGGAGTACCCACCGTGAACACCACCCCTGGGTCGCTGCCTCCGTTGGGTTCTTCTTCACATGTTGTTTTAGCTAGCTTCGTTTTATCCTCCTTGGCTCTTGTCGTGGGTTTGTTCTTTTAG
- the LOC126611916 gene encoding uncharacterized protein LOC126611916, with protein sequence MSGSGSSEVRTPIFSGENYEFWRIKMVTIFKSLGLWKLVDKGITTPDSKKKEVEGSSDDAVDEEMAAVFMKDAKALGIIQNAVSDQIFPRIANAESAKMAWDLLYGEYHGGDQVRSVKLQNLRREFEYARMRDDESLSSYLTRLNELINQMRTFGESLSNERLVQKVLISLSKPYDSICLVIENTKCLETVELQEVVAILKSQEQRFDLHTVDTTGKAFSSFSVNSKEQNRGEGQSGSSQFQKNWNNKGKKWGSKPKFQQKFPASPAHNAQSMGQIGTKPQCRVCSKFHFGECRYKGKPKCYNCEKFGHWARECTVGKLVQKANSANQVEVTGNLFYANSTITESKVNGEWYVDSGCSNHMTGDSNLLIDMKTNVVGKVQMPTGNS encoded by the coding sequence ATGTCTGGATCTGGAAGCTCGGAGGTGAGAACCCCAATCTTCTccggtgagaactacgagttctgGCGGATTAAGATGGTAACGATATTCAAATCGCTTGGGTTATGGAAGCTGGTGGACAAAGGGATTACAACCCCTGACTCGAAGAAGAAGGAAGTTGAAGGGTCATCGGACGATGCAGTCGATGAAGAAATGGCTGCTGTGTTCATGAAGGATGCAAAGGCTCTAGGAATCATTCAAAATGCAGTCTCGGATCAGATCTTCCCACGAATCGCCAATGCCGAATCAGCTAAGATGGCATGGGATTTGTTATACGGGGAGTATCATGGTGGTGATCAGGTACGATCTGTGAAATTGCAGAATCTTAGGAGAGAGTTTGAATATGCTAGGATGAGAGATGATGAGTCTTTATCTAGCTATCTTACACGGCTGAATGagctaattaatcaaatgagaaCATTTGGTGAATCTCTGTCGAATGAGAGACTTGTGCAGAAGGTTCTGATTAGTCTTAGTAAACCTTATGATTCTATCTGTTTGGTTATAGAAAACACAAAGTGTCTAGAGACTGTAGAATTGCAGGAAGTAGTTGCAATCTTGAAGAGTCAAGAACAACGGTTTGATCTGCATACTGTTGATACTACTGGTAAAGCATTCTCATCTTTCTCAGTGAATTCAAAAGAGCAGAATAGGGGTGAAGGTCAATCTGGTTCATCTCAGTTCCAGAAAAATTGGAATAATAAGGGCAAGAAATGGGGTTCAAAACCTAAGTTTCAGCAGAAATTTCCTGCTAGTCCTGCACATAATGCACAGTCAATGGGGCAGATAGGTACAAAACCACAGTGCAGGGTATGTTCTAAGTTTCACTTTGGAGAGTGTAGGTATAAAGGGAAACCTAAATGCTATAACTGTGAAAAGTTTGGTCACTGGGCTAGAGAGTGCACAGTAGGTAAATTAGTGCAAAAGGCAAATAGTGCTAATCAGGTAGAGGTGACAGGGAACCTGTTTTATGCAAATAGCACAATCACTGAATCAAAAGTGAATGGAGAATGGTATGTAGACAGTGGTTGTAGCAACCATATGACAGGGGATTCTAATTTGTTAATAGACATGAAGACAAATGTGGTTGGCAAGGTTCAAATGCCCACAGGGAACTCATGA
- the LOC126611563 gene encoding umecyanin-like, whose product MESKMVIVFGVVVAVFLQNVAAQTGHVVGGSIGWTIPQSGAQEYVTWAASNKFVVGDTLIFNFATNAHDVQEVPKASFDSCSSENPIGTAITTGPANITLTSSGDHYYICTYGRHCQSGQKLAITVSAASPGAAPSVPPPPSNTPPTSPSPTSNDPAACAPVPASSPSMNGGVPTVNITPGSPPPLGSSSPAVLASFSLSAAALIVGLLF is encoded by the exons ATGGAGAGCAAGATGGTGATTGTTTTCGGTGTAGTTGTGGCTGTGTTCCTGCAAAATGTTGCAGCACAGACGGGACATGTGGTGGGAGGAAGCATAGGTTGGACCATCCCTCAATCTGGTGCACAAGAGTATGTCACTTGGGCTGCAAGTAACAAGTTCGTTGTTGGTGATACTCTCA TTTTCAACTTCGCCACCAACGCACACGATGTACAAGAAGTACCCAAAGCATCATTCGACTCATGCAGTTCGGAAAACCCAATTGGCACGGCTATCACAACTGGCCCAGCAAACATCACTCTCACCTCTTCAGGCGACCACTACTACATCTGCACTTATGGCCGTCATTGCCAGTCGGGCCAGAAACTAGCCATCACCGTTTCAGCTGCCTCGCCAGGTGCCGCACCTTCTGTACCACCACCACCCTCTAACACCCCTCCAACTAGCCCTTCCCCTACATCAAATGACCCTGCTGCTTGCGCACCAGTCCCAGCTTCATCACCATCCATGAATGGAGGAGTACCCACCGTGAACATCACGCCGGGGTCGCCGCCTCCGCTGGGCTCTTCTTCACCTGCTGTTTTGGCTAGTTTCTCTTTGTCGGCCGCGGCTCTTATCGTGGGTTTGCTCTTTTAG